Below is a window of Rhizobium jaguaris DNA.
CGTACTGATCTTCGGCGTCAGTGCCACCTATGCCGTGGTCGAAGGTCCGCAGCCCTTCCTGCCGCCCTTCCTGATCCTGATCGCGCTCACCTTGTTCTTCGCCGTGCTTGGCCCGGCAGCGGCGGCGCTCGCTTTGCGCAACACGACGGATTGAACGGCCTGAGACAATGCGATCGATTGCCGTAAACGGGATATCGGGGTAAACAAGCCGCATGAGCGATATCAGCCCCGCTATCAGCCGATTTTCCGACCTCGCCAACCCGACGCGGTTCCTGGCGCTTTCGGCGCGTCTGATCCCCTGGCTGGCGGCGATTTCTGCCGTGCTTTTCGCAATCGGCCTTTATCTCGCCTTCTCGACCGAGGGCGACTACCAGCAGGGCGACACCGTCCGCATCATGTATATCCACGTGCCGGCGGCCTGGCTGTCGATGATGTGCTATACGATCATGAGCATGTCGGCGATCGGCACCTTGGTCTGGCGCCATCCGCTTGCCGATGTCTCAGCCAAGGCTGCCGCTCCCCTCGGCGCTGCCTTCACGCTGGTCGCCCTCGTTACCGGCTCGCTTTGGGGCAAGCCGATGTGGGGAACCTATTGGGTCTGGGACGCGAGGCTCACTTCGGTTTTCATTCTCTTCCTGATGTATCTCGGCCTGATCGCGCTGAACCGTGCCATGGACGATCCGTCCAAGGCAGCGCGTCTCACCGCCGTGCTGATCCTTGTCGGCTTCGTCAACATTCCGATCATCAAGTTCTCCGTCGACTGGTGGAACACGCTGCATCAATCGGAAAGCATCATGCGCCTGGACGGCCCGACCATCGATGCGCAGTTCCTCTGGCCGCTTTTCACCATGGCGCTTGCCTTTACGCTGCTGTTCTTCACGCTGCATCTGATGGCGATCCGCAACGAGATCTGGCGTCGCCGCATTGCCGCGCAGCGCCGTCTCGCCGCCCGCATGGCTGCCCGAGAGGAATAGCATGACGCATCCTTTCTACGTCTACGG
It encodes the following:
- a CDS encoding heme ABC transporter permease; amino-acid sequence: MSDISPAISRFSDLANPTRFLALSARLIPWLAAISAVLFAIGLYLAFSTEGDYQQGDTVRIMYIHVPAAWLSMMCYTIMSMSAIGTLVWRHPLADVSAKAAAPLGAAFTLVALVTGSLWGKPMWGTYWVWDARLTSVFILFLMYLGLIALNRAMDDPSKAARLTAVLILVGFVNIPIIKFSVDWWNTLHQSESIMRLDGPTIDAQFLWPLFTMALAFTLLFFTLHLMAIRNEIWRRRIAAQRRLAARMAAREE